The Streptomyces cyaneogriseus subsp. noncyanogenus region CGAGGCGCTGCTGGACTTCGCGCGCGCCCTCGCCCCCACCACCGCGTCCGCCGTCGTCGAGGCCCTGAGCGGTCTGCTCACCACCCTCGGCGGCGGCGTGGACGACGACACGGCCGTGCTGGCCATCACCGTGCCCCGCGACCCGGTGCCGGGCGGCGGGGCGGCAGGGCGGGGCAGGCGGGCGCCGGACCCCTCGTGAGGCCGGCGCCCGCTCCCGCCCCGGAGGCGGCGGCGCGGCGGGCGGGCCGGGCGGGCCCGGACGGCAGGCGCTACGCCTGGCGGACGCGCAGGGCCCGGGCGAGGTCGTCGAGCTGGTCGGCGAGCTTGCGGCGCAGGGCCGGGACGGGGTCGGCGTCGCGCAGGCACTCCTCGCCGAGCCGCAGGGTGTCGGCGTCGACGGCGTGGGCGGGGAAGGCCCAGCGGCCGGCGGCGTCGGCGATGGCGGGGCCGCGGCGGGCGGCGACGGCGACCGCGTCGGGGTAGTAGCGCGGCACATAGGCGCGCACCAGATCGGCCTGCTCGGGCTGCCAGAAGCCCTGGGCGGTGGCGGTGAACAGGTAGTTGGACAGGCCGTCGCCGGTGAACATCTCCTCCCAGGCGCGGCGCTTGGCCTCGGGGTCGGGCAGGGCGGCGCGGCAGCGGGCGGCGCCTTCCTGGCCCGTGGCGCTCGGGTCCTGCACGAGTTCGGCCTCGATGACGGCGTCGTCGATGGCGCCGAGGACGGCGAGGCGGCCGAGGAGGCGCCAGCGCAGCTCGGGGTCGAGCTCGGGGCCGCCGGGGACGGTGCCTTCGGAGAACCAGGCGGTGATGGTGTCGGGCTGGGCGGCGACGTCGATGAAGTGGCGTACGGCGATCAGGCGCAGCCCGGGGTGGTCGCCGTCCTCGGTGCGGCGGATGAGGTCGCGGCACAGGGCGCTGAGGGTGGCCAGGGCCGCGGGCCGCTGCTCGGGGGTGAGGTAGCGGTCGGCGATCTGGGTGGTGGCGAAGGCGAGGACGCCTTCGACGAGGGCGAGGTCGGTCTCGTGCGGGAGGTGGGTGCGGGCGGCGTCCAGGTAGGCGGTGGGCGCCAGCTCGCCGTCGCGGACGGCGTCGCGCAGGGCGTTCCAGACGACGGCGCGGGTGAGCGGGTCGGGCAGGCCGGCCAGGTGGGCGCGGACGGTGGCGAAGGACTCGGGGTCGAAGCGGACCTTGGTGTAGGTGAGGTCGCCGTCGTTGAGCAGGAGCAGCGCGGGCCGCTTGCCGATGGAGCGGGGTTCGGTCTGCGGGATGTCCAGCTCGAGGCGTTCGCGCAGGACGAGGCCGCCCTCGTCGCCGAGGTCGCGGTCGTAGAGGCCGACGGCGATGCGGTGGGGGCGGCTGCCGGTGCGGGCGACGGTGAGGGTGCAGGTGCCGTCCCTGCCCGGGGTGACGGTGGGGGCGAGGGTGTCGACGCCGGTGGTGCGCAGCCAGGCGTCGGCCCAGGCGTGGACGTCGCGGTCGGTGGCGCCGGCGAGGGAGTCGATGAAGTCGGCGAGGGCGGCGTTGCCGAACCGGTGGCGGGCGAAGTGGGTGTTGATGCCGGCCAGGAAGTCCTTCTCGCCGAGCCAGGTGACGAGCTGGCGCAGGGCGGAGGCGCCCTTGGCGTAGGAGATGCCGTCGAAGTTGAGGAGGGCGGAGGCGGTGTCCTCGACGTTCTCGGGGGCGACGGGGTGGGTGGAGGGGCGCTGGTCGGCGTCGTAGCCCCAGGCCTTGCGGGCGACGCCGAACTCGGTCCAGGGCCCGGTGAAGCGGGTGGCCTCGGCGGTGATCTGGTAGCCCATGTACTCGGCGAAGGACTCGTTCAGCCAGATGTCGTCCCACCACTTCAGGGTGACGAGGTCGCCGAACCACATGTGGGCCATCTCGTGGGCGATGACCATGGCGCGGGTCTGCCGTTCGGCGTCGGTGACGGCGGAGCGGTAGACGAATTCGTCGCGGAAGGTGACCAGGCCGGGGTTCTCCATGGCGCCGGCGTTGAACTCGGGGACGAACGCCTGGTCGTAGGAGTCGAAGGGGTAGGGCTCGTCGAACTTCTCGTGGTAGCGGTCGAAGCAGGCGCGGGTGACGTCGAGGAGTTCCTCGGCGTCGGCGTCGAGGTGGCGGGCGAGGGAGCGGCGGCAGTGGATGCCGAAGGGCAGGCCGCGGTGGTCGGTGCGCACGGAGTGCCAGGGGCCGGCGGCGACGGCGACGAGGTAGGTGGAGACCGGCGGGGTGGCGGCGGCCCGCCAGACGCCGTCGCCGGTGTGCTCGGTGACGCCGTTGGCGAGGACGCTCCAGCCCGCGGGGGCCTTGACGGTCAGGTCGAAGACGGCCTTGAGGTCGGGCTGGTCGAAGGCGGCGAAGACGCGCTGGACGTCGTCCATGAACATCTGGGTGTAGACGTAGGTCTCGCCGTCGGCGGGGTCGGTGAAGCGGTGCATGCCCTCGCCGGTGCGGGAGTAGCGCATGGCGGCGTCGACGCGCAGTTCGTGGGTGCCGGGGGTGAGGTTCTTCAGCGGCAGCCGGTTCCCGTCCAGGGTCTGCGGGTCCAGGGGCTGTCCGTCCAGGGTGACGGAGCGCAGCTCGGCGGGCTTGACCTCGACGAAGGTGTCCGTGGCGTCCTGACCGTCGCGGACGGTGAACCGGATGGCGGAGCGGGAGTCGAAGGTCTCGTCGCCACCGGTCAGGTCGAGTTCGATCGTGTAGTGGTGGACGTCGAGGAGCTGGGCACGGGTCTGCGCTTCGTCGCGCGTCAGTACGGACATGCTGCACATGCTGCCTGATACGGCTGGGCGGGCACAGGGGCGGACGGGTAACACGGGCGGGGGCCGGTCTCCCCGCGGGCCACCGCGTTCCCCGGGCGTACGCCCCCTGGGCCGTGCCCCCGCGTGCGGGCGGGGCGGCCCGGCCGGGGCATGGGGCGCGGGCGACGGCATCCGGAAGGGCATGGGGCGCGGGGAGGGCGGTGCGGGGGGCGACAGGGCGGGCGCATGCCGTGCGCCGGGCCGCTGCCCCGCCCGGTGCGGGGCCGTCCCGGGCGGAGGCCGGGCCGTCCGGGTCAGCCGGCCCCGGGGCCGTGCCCGTTGCCGGTGTCCTCGGCGATGCGCTCGTGGTGGCGGATCACCTCGGCGATGATGAAGTTCAGGAACTTCTCCGCGAACGCCGGGTCCAGCTTCGCGCTCTCGGCGAGCGCGCGCAGGCGCTCGATCTGCCGGGCCTCTCGGGTGGGGTCGGCGGGCGGCAACTGGTGGCGGGCTTTGAGGTGGCCGACCTGCTGGGTGCATTTGAAGCGCTCGGCGAGCATGTGGACGACGGCCGCGTCGATGTTGTCGATGCTGTCGCGCAGCCGCGCCAGCTCCTCGCGGACGGCGGCGTCGACGTCATCGGTACCGGTGTTGCTGGTGGTCATGGGGGCTCAGCCTACGGGCGGCGCGCGGACCGCGGCGGAGCGTCTCATTCCTTGACGTCTTCGTGGACGTACCGCCACTGCCGTACGTCCGGCCGGGGCGGTGGCGGCCGGTTCCCGGGCGGTGGGCGGGCCGCGGGCGCCTCCGGCTCGTACAGTGGAGTCGGGTTCAGGCGTCTTGGGGGTCGGGCGTGGCCAACGGCGGACCGGTCGAGCACGGCTACCCGCACCTGGAGACGGTGCGGGCCGCCATCACCGCGCTGTACAAGCGGCTGTCGTCCGAGACCATCTGGACGTTCTCCACCAGTGTGGCCCCGGCCGACGTGGCGTTCTGCGACACCGACGATCTGTATCTGGGCACGCAGCGGGTGGCCCGGGAGCTGGTGCGGCACTACCGTCTGCCCGACGCCCGCATGATCGTCGGCTTCCGGGAGATGACGCACGCGGCCAACGTCGAACTGGCCGCCGGCCCGGAGTACTTCATCGAGCTGAACGACCGTTTCCGGACGCATCGCCGGGACATCGGCGCGGCTCTCGCGCACGAGGTGATGCACGTGTACCTGCACCGCCTGGACCTGTCCTTCGCCGGGACGCGGGACAACGAGATCCTGACGGACACGGCGACGACGTACCTGGGCGCGGGCTGGCTGCTGCTGGACGCCTACCGGGAGGACGCGGCGTCGTCGCAGAAGCTCGGCTATCTGACGCCGGAGGAGTTCGGCTATGTCCTGGCCAAGCGGGCGCTGCTCTTCCACGAGGACCCGTCGGTGTGGTTCACCAGCCCGCAGGCGTACACGGCGTACGTCAAGGGGATGGCGCAGGCCCGCCGGGACGAGCAGCAGCCCCCGCTGACGGCGGCCGGCTGGGCGGGCCGCCGCCGCTACGCCCGGGACCGCCGCCATGCCCGGGACCATCCGGGCACCGGGCCGGGGGCGGGAGTGCCGTACGCGTTCACGCCCGACGGCCGCGGCCCGCTGCGGGTGTCCTTCCCCTGTCCGACCTGCCGGCAGCGGATCAGGGTGCCGGTGCGGGGGCGGGTGCGGGTGCGGTGCGCGCTGTGCCGGACGGTGTGGGAGTGCGACACCTGAGGTCCGGGCCGCCCCGGAGGACCGCCCGCCCCGGCCCCGGTCGCCTCGCCCCCGCCACGGTTCGCTATTTTGTTCGCCGCAGGCGGGGGCGTGCGCAGGCCCGCCGGTGCCGCGGACGGGCGGCGATGCTCCGGGAGCCGGAGCCGACGGTGGAGGTCTTCCCCAGTGAAACGCAGCGGTGTGCTGTTCCTAGCGGCCGTCCCCGTGGCCGCGGTCGCCACGGCCTACTTCCTCTCCCCGGGCGGATCGCGGGAGGCTCCGGCCAGGCCGCCCGCCGCCCTCGTGGAGGCCGGCCGCGAGCACGCCAAGAGCCGTGCCGAGCAGGAGCGCGCGGCGGACGACGCGGTGATCGCCGGCCTGCCGCCGGGGCTGGCCGACCCGGCCAAGAAGGAGCTGGCGCAGCGGCTGGTGGCGAGCGCGGAGCACTCCACCCTGGACTGGCGCAGCGCGTACGACAGCATCGAGGACCTCGGTGACGGCCAGGGCTACACGGCGGGCGTGATCGGTTTCTGCACCGGCACCCACGACCTGCTCACCCTGGTCGAGCGCTACACCGAGAACCACCCCGGCAACGGCCTGGCGCGGTACCTGCCCGCGCTGCGCGAGGTCGACGGCACCGACTCCCACGAGGGCCTGGACCCCGGCTTCCCCGCGGCCTGGCGGGCGGAGGCGGAGCTCCCGGCCTTCCGCGCGGCGCAGGAGGCCGAGCGCGACCGGGTCTACTTCGACCCGGCCGTCCGCCTGGCCAAGCTCGACGGGCTGGGTCCGCTGGGCCAGTTCGTCTACTACGACGCGCTGGTCTTCCACGGCCCCGACACCGACCCGGACGGCTTCTACGGCCTGCGCGAGCGCGCCATGCGCCAGGCGGACACACCGGCCGAGGGCGGCTCGGAGAAGACCTTCCTGGACGCCTTCCTCGATGTCCGCCGCGCGGCGATGAAGGCCAAGCGCCCGGGCATCGACACCTCCCGCGTCGACACCGCCCAGCGCCGCTTCCTGGACGCCGGGAATTTCACCCTGGACACGCCGCTGGTGTGGGAGATGTACGGGGAGACGTTCCGGGTGCCGTAGGACCACCGGACATGCGGCGGCGCCTGCCCAGGAGTCCGGTCGGGGACAGGGCAGGCGCCGTCTGTGTTCCGTACGCCTTTGTACGGGACGTCTTATGGGGCCGTCGGAGCGCCGGGGCGCTGTCCGTCAGCCGGTCGGGGCCGTCAGACCGCGAGCGCGCGGTCGGTCGGCCGGATCGGGGCCGGCAGCTCGCTGGCCCCGGTCAGGTAGCGGTCGACGCCGCGGGCGGCCGAGCGGCCCTCGGCGATCGCCCACACGATCAGGGACTGGCCGCGGCCGGCGTCACCGGCGACGAACACGCCCGGGACGTTGGTCTGGAAATCGGCGTCGCGAGCGATGTTACCCCGTGCGTCGAGTTCCAGGCCGAACTGGTCGACCAGGCCGTTGTCCCGGTCGGTCCCGGTGAAGCCCATGGCGAGGGTGACGAGCTGCGCGGGGATCTTGCGCTCGGTGCCCGGCTTGGGGGTGAGCTTGCCGTCGACGAACTCGACCTCGGTCATGTGGAGCCACTGGACGTTGCCGTCCTCGTCGCCCTCGAAGTGGGTGGTGGAGACGGAGTAGACCCGCTCGCCGCCCTCCTCGTGGGCCGAGGTGACCTTGTAGAGCATGGGGAAGGTCGGCCACGGCTGGGCGATCGGGTCCCGCTCCTCGTTGGGGCGGGGCATGATCTCCAGCTGGGTGACGGACGCCGCGCCCTGGCGGTGGGCGGTGCCCACGCAGTCGGCACCGGTGTCGCCGCCGCCGATGACGACGACGTGCTTGCCCTCGGCCGAGATCGGCGGGGCGACGTAGTCGCCCTCCTGGACCTTGTTGGCCAGCGGCAGGTACTCCATCGCCTGGTGGATGCCCTTGAGCTCGCGGCCCGGCACCGGCAGGTCGCGCGCGGTGGTGGCGCCGACGGCCAGCACCACGGCGTCGTACCGCTTCTTCAGGTCCGTCGCCTTCAGGTCGCGGCCGATCTCGACGCCGGTGCGGAAGCGGGTGCCCTCCGCGCGCATCTGCTCGATACGGCGGTTGATGTGCCGCTTCTCCATCTTGAACTCGGGGATGCCGTAGCGCAGGAGGCCGCCGATGCGGTCCGCGCGCTCGTAGACGGCGACCGTGTGCCCGGCCCGGGTGAGCTGCTGGGCGGCGGCCAGGCCCGCCGGGCCCGAGCCGACGACGGCGACCGTCTTGCCGGACAGGCGCTCGGGGATCTGCGGGGCGACGTCCCCGGTCTCCCACGCCTTGTCGATGATGGAGACCTCGACGTTCTTGATGGTGACCGGCGGCTGGTTGATGCCGAGCACACACGCCGACTCGCACGGAGCGGGGCACAGGCGGCCGGTGAACTCCGGGAAGTTGTTGGTGGCGTGCAGGCGCTCGGAGGCGGCCTGCCAGTCCTCGCGGTAGGCGTAGTCGTTCCACTCGGGGATCAGGTTCCCGAGCGGGCAGCCGTTGTGGCAGAACGGGATGCCGCAGTCCATGCACCGGCTGGCCTGCTTGCTGATGATCGGCAGCAGGGAGCCGGGGACGTAGACCTCGTTCCAGTCCTTGACGCGCTCCTCGACGGGGCGGGTCCTGGCGACCTCGCGGCCGTGGTTGAGAAAGCCCTTGGGATCAGCCATTGGTCGCCGCCTCCATCATCTTCTCGGTGATCTCGGTCTCGGAGAGACCGGCTCGCTCGGCGGCGTCCTTGGCGGCGAGCACTGCCTTGTAGGTGCTGGGGATGATCTTGCTGAAGCGCTCCGCGGACACGGCCCAGTCGGCGAGGAGCTTCTCGGCGACCGTGGAGCCGGTCTCCTCGGCGTGGCGGCGCACCACGTCGTGCAGCCACTGCTTGTCCGCGTCGTCCAGCGCCTCGATCGCGCCGAGGTTGCCGGCGTTGACGTTGTCGCGGTCGAGGTCGATGACGTACGCGACGCCGCCGGACATGCCGGCCGCGAAGTTGCGCCCGGTCTCGCCGAGGACGACCGCGTGGCCGCCGGTCATGTACTCGCAGCCGTGGTCGCCCACGCCCTCGGAGACGACCAGCGCGCCGGAGTTGCGGACGCAGAAGCGCTCGCCGACCTTGCCGCGCAGGAACATCTCGCCGCCGGTGGCGCCGTAGGCGAGGGTGTTGCCCGCGATGACGCTGTACTCGGCGAGGTGGTCGGCGCCCCGGTCCGGGCGGACGATGATCCGGCCGCCGGACAGGCCCTTGCCGACGTAGTCGTTGGCGTCGCCCTCCAGGCGCAGCGTGACGCCGCGCGGGACGAAGGCGCCGAAGGACTGGCCGGCCGAGCCGGTGAAGGTGATGTCGATGGTGTCGTCGGGCAGGCCCGCGCCGCCGAACTTCTTCGTCACCTCGTGGCCGAGCATGGTGCCGACCGTGCGGTTGATGTTGCGGATGGCGACCCGGGCGCGCACCGGCTGCGCCTCGGTCGCGTCGTTCGCGGCGAGCGCGTCCGCCGCGAGCCTGATCAGCTCGTTGTCGAGCGCCTTCTCCAGGCCGTGGTCCTGGGGGACCAGGGCGTGGCGGACCGCGCCCTCGGGCAGCTCGGGCACGTGGAACAGCGGCTCCAGGTCCAGGCCCTGCGCCTTCCAGTGGTTCACCGCGCGGGTCACGTCGAGGATCTCGGCGTGGCCGACGGCCTCCTCGATGGAGCGGAAGCCCAGCTCGGCCAGGAGCTCGCGGACCTCCTCGGCGATGAACCGGAAGAAGTTCACGACGTACTCGGCCTTGCCGGAGAACCGGTCCCGCAGGGTCGGGTTCTGGGTGGCGATGCCGACCGGACAGGTGTCCAGGTGGCAGACGCGCATCATGACGCAGCCGGAGACGACGAGCGGCGCGGTGGCGAAGCCGAACTCCTCGGCGCCCAGCAGCGCGGCGATGACGACGTCGCGGCCGGTCTTGAGCTGGCCGTCGGTCTGGACGACGATCCGGTCGCGCAGGCCGTTGAGCAGCAGGGTCTGCTGGGTCTCGGCGAGGCCGAGCTCCCAGGGGCCGCCCGCGTGCTTGAGCGAGGTGAGCGGGGAGGCGCCGGTGCCGCCGTCGTGGCCGGAGATCAGCACGACGTCCGCGTGCGCCTTGGACACACCCGCGGCGACCGTGCCGACGCCGACCTCGGAGACCAGCTTCACGTGGATGCGGGCGGCCGGGTTGGCGTTCTTCAGGTCGTGGATGAGCTGGGCGAGGTCCTCGATGGAGTAGATGTCGTGGTGCGGCGGCGGGGAGATCAGGCCGACGCCGGGGGTGCTGTGCCGGGTCTTGGCGACCCAGGGGTAGACCTTGTGGCCGGGGAGCTGGCCGCCCTCGCCGGGCTTGGCGCCCTGGGCCATCTTGATCTGGATGTCGTCGGCGTTGACCAGGTACTCGCTCGTCACACCGAAGCGGCCGGAGGCGACCTGCTTGATCGCGGAGCGGCGCGCCGGGTCGTACAGGCGCTCGGGGTCCTCGCCGCCCTCACCGGTGTTGGACTTGCCGCCGAGCTGGTTCATGGCGATGGCGAGGGTCTCGTGCGCCTCCTGCGAGATGGAGCCGTACGACATGGCGCCGGTGGAGAACCGCTTGACGATCTCCGAAACCGGCTCGACCTCCTCGAGCGGGATCGGCTCGCGGTCGGACTTGAAGCCGAACAGGCCGCGCAGCGTCATCAGCCGCTCGGACTGCTCGTTCACCCGCTCGGTGTACTTCTTGAAGATGTCGTACTTGCCGGCGCGGGTGGAGTGCTGGAGGCGGAAGACCGTCTCGGGGTCGAACAGGTGCGGCTCGCCCTCGCGGCGCCACTGGTACTCGCCGCCGATCTCCAGCGCGCGGTGGGCGGGCGCGATGCCGCTGGCCGGGTACGCCTTGGCGTGGCGGGCGGCGACCTCCTGGGCGATGACGTCGATGCCCACGCCGCCGATCTTGGTGGCGGTGCCGTTGAAGTACTTCCCGACGAACGCCTCGTCCAGGCCGACGGCCTCGAAGACCTGCGCGCCGCGGTAGGAGGCGACGGTCGAGATGCCCATCTTGGACATGACCTTCAGGACGCCCTTGCCGAGGGCGTAGATCAGGTTCCGGATGGCCTGCTCGGGCTCGATGCCCGGCAGGAAGGTGCCGGCGCGGACCAGATCCTCGACCGACTCCATCGCCAGGTACGGGTTGACGGCGGCGGCGCCGTAGCCGATGAGCAGGGCGACGTGGTGGACCTCGCGGACGTCGCCGGCCTCGACCAGCAGGCCCACCTGGGTGCGCTGCTTGGTGCGGATGAGGTGGTGGTGGACGGCGGCGGTGAGCAGCAGCGACGGGATCGGCGCGTGCTCGGCGTCGGAGTGGCGGTCCGACAGGACGATCAGGCGGGCGCCGTTCTCGATGGCGGCGTCGGCCTCGGCGCAGATCTCCTCGATGCGGGCCGCGAGAGCCTCGCCGCCGCCGTGCACCCGGTACAGGCCGGAGAGGGTCGCGGCCTTGAAACCGGGCATGTCGCCGTCGGCGTTGATGTGGATGAGCTTGGCCAGCTCGTCGTTGTCGATGACCGGGAAGGGCAGGAGGACGGACCGGCAGGAGGCGGCGGTCGGGTCGAGCAGGTTGCCCTGCGGGCCCAGCGACGAGCGCAGGCTCGTCACCAGCTCTTCCCGGATCGCGTCCAGCGGCGGGTTGGTGACCTGCGCGAAGAGCTGGGTGAAGTAGTCGAACAGCAGCCGCGGGCGCTCGGAGAGGGCCGCGATGGGCGAGTCGGTGCCCATGGAGCCGATCGGCTCGGCGCCGGTCTTGGCCATCGGCGCGAGGATGACGCGCAGCTCTTCCTCGGTGTAGCCGAAGGTCTGCTGGCGGCGGGTGACCGAGGCGTGGGTGTGCACGATGTGCTCACGCTCGGGCAGGTCGCCCAGCTCGATCTCGCCGGCCTCGACCCACTCGGCGTAGGGGTGCTCGGCGGCGAGCTGCGCCTTGATCTCGTCGTCCTCGATGATGCGGTGCTCGGCGGTGTCGACGAGGAACATCCTGCCGGGCTGGAGGCGGCCCTTGCGGACGACCCGGGCCGGGTCGATGTCGAGGACGCCGACCTCGGAGCCGAGGACGACCAGGCCGTCGTCGGTGACCCAGTAGCGGCCGGGGCGCAGGCCGTTGCGGTCCAGGACCGCGCCGACCTGGGTGCCGTCGGTGAAGGTGACGCAGGCCGGGCCGTCCCAGGGCTCCATCATCGTGGAGTGGTACTGGTAGAAGGCGCGCCGGGCCGGGTCCATGGAGTCGTGGTTCTCCCACGCCTCCGGGATCATCATCAGCACCGAGTGGGGCAGCGACCGGCCGCCCAGGTGCAGCAGTTCCAGCACCTCGTCGAAGGAGGCCGAGTCGGAGGCGTCGGGGGTGCAGATCGGGAAGATGCGGTCGATCTTCTCCTGGTCGCCGAACAGGTCGGAGATGATCTGCGACTCGCGGGCCGCCATCCAGTTGCGGTTGCCCTTGACCGTGTTGATCTCGCCGTTGTGCGCGACGAAGCGGTACGGGTGGGCCAGCGGCCACGACGGGAAGGTGTTGGTGGAGAACCGGGAGTGCACGAGCGCGATCGCGGAGGCGAAGCGGCGGTCGGACAGGTCCGGGAAGAAGGGCTCGAGCTGGCCGGTGGTCAGCATGCCCTTGTAGACGATGGTCCGCGCGGACAGCGACGGGAAGTAGACGCCCGCCTCGCGCTCGGCGCGCTTGCGCAGCACGAACGCCCTGCGGTCCAGGTCGATGCCGGTGCTGGTGCCGTCGGCGACGAAGAGCTGGCGGAAGACGGGCATCGTCGACCGGGCGGTGGCGCCGAGGAGTTCGGGAGCGACGGGGACCTCGCGCCAGCCGAGGACGGTCAGGCCCTCACCGGCGGCGATCGTCTCGATCTGCGAGACGGCGTCCTCGGTGCCGTCCTCGGGCAGGAAGGCGATACCGACGGCGTAGGCGCCGGCCTCGGGCAGCTCGAATTCGGCCACCTCGCGGAAGAAGGCGTCCGGCACCTGGGAGAGGATGCCCGCGCCGTCGCCGGAGTCGGGCTCGGAGCCGGTGGCTCCGCGGTGCTCCAGGTTGCGCAGCACGGTGAGTGCCTGGTCGACCAGGGTGTGGGACGCCTCGCCGGTCAGGGTGGCGACGAAGCCGACGCCGCAGGCGTCGT contains the following coding sequences:
- the pepN gene encoding aminopeptidase N; translated protein: MSVLTRDEAQTRAQLLDVHHYTIELDLTGGDETFDSRSAIRFTVRDGQDATDTFVEVKPAELRSVTLDGQPLDPQTLDGNRLPLKNLTPGTHELRVDAAMRYSRTGEGMHRFTDPADGETYVYTQMFMDDVQRVFAAFDQPDLKAVFDLTVKAPAGWSVLANGVTEHTGDGVWRAAATPPVSTYLVAVAAGPWHSVRTDHRGLPFGIHCRRSLARHLDADAEELLDVTRACFDRYHEKFDEPYPFDSYDQAFVPEFNAGAMENPGLVTFRDEFVYRSAVTDAERQTRAMVIAHEMAHMWFGDLVTLKWWDDIWLNESFAEYMGYQITAEATRFTGPWTEFGVARKAWGYDADQRPSTHPVAPENVEDTASALLNFDGISYAKGASALRQLVTWLGEKDFLAGINTHFARHRFGNAALADFIDSLAGATDRDVHAWADAWLRTTGVDTLAPTVTPGRDGTCTLTVARTGSRPHRIAVGLYDRDLGDEGGLVLRERLELDIPQTEPRSIGKRPALLLLNDGDLTYTKVRFDPESFATVRAHLAGLPDPLTRAVVWNALRDAVRDGELAPTAYLDAARTHLPHETDLALVEGVLAFATTQIADRYLTPEQRPAALATLSALCRDLIRRTEDGDHPGLRLIAVRHFIDVAAQPDTITAWFSEGTVPGGPELDPELRWRLLGRLAVLGAIDDAVIEAELVQDPSATGQEGAARCRAALPDPEAKRRAWEEMFTGDGLSNYLFTATAQGFWQPEQADLVRAYVPRYYPDAVAVAARRGPAIADAAGRWAFPAHAVDADTLRLGEECLRDADPVPALRRKLADQLDDLARALRVRQA
- a CDS encoding chorismate mutase → MTTSNTGTDDVDAAVREELARLRDSIDNIDAAVVHMLAERFKCTQQVGHLKARHQLPPADPTREARQIERLRALAESAKLDPAFAEKFLNFIIAEVIRHHERIAEDTGNGHGPGAG
- a CDS encoding chitosanase; its protein translation is MKRSGVLFLAAVPVAAVATAYFLSPGGSREAPARPPAALVEAGREHAKSRAEQERAADDAVIAGLPPGLADPAKKELAQRLVASAEHSTLDWRSAYDSIEDLGDGQGYTAGVIGFCTGTHDLLTLVERYTENHPGNGLARYLPALREVDGTDSHEGLDPGFPAAWRAEAELPAFRAAQEAERDRVYFDPAVRLAKLDGLGPLGQFVYYDALVFHGPDTDPDGFYGLRERAMRQADTPAEGGSEKTFLDAFLDVRRAAMKAKRPGIDTSRVDTAQRRFLDAGNFTLDTPLVWEMYGETFRVP
- a CDS encoding glutamate synthase subunit beta, with protein sequence MADPKGFLNHGREVARTRPVEERVKDWNEVYVPGSLLPIISKQASRCMDCGIPFCHNGCPLGNLIPEWNDYAYREDWQAASERLHATNNFPEFTGRLCPAPCESACVLGINQPPVTIKNVEVSIIDKAWETGDVAPQIPERLSGKTVAVVGSGPAGLAAAQQLTRAGHTVAVYERADRIGGLLRYGIPEFKMEKRHINRRIEQMRAEGTRFRTGVEIGRDLKATDLKKRYDAVVLAVGATTARDLPVPGRELKGIHQAMEYLPLANKVQEGDYVAPPISAEGKHVVVIGGGDTGADCVGTAHRQGAASVTQLEIMPRPNEERDPIAQPWPTFPMLYKVTSAHEEGGERVYSVSTTHFEGDEDGNVQWLHMTEVEFVDGKLTPKPGTERKIPAQLVTLAMGFTGTDRDNGLVDQFGLELDARGNIARDADFQTNVPGVFVAGDAGRGQSLIVWAIAEGRSAARGVDRYLTGASELPAPIRPTDRALAV
- the gltB gene encoding glutamate synthase large subunit, which translates into the protein MRTPRQPSQHSTNGRNWSFMDARPAAQGMYDPRNEHDACGVGFVATLTGEASHTLVDQALTVLRNLEHRGATGSEPDSGDGAGILSQVPDAFFREVAEFELPEAGAYAVGIAFLPEDGTEDAVSQIETIAAGEGLTVLGWREVPVAPELLGATARSTMPVFRQLFVADGTSTGIDLDRRAFVLRKRAEREAGVYFPSLSARTIVYKGMLTTGQLEPFFPDLSDRRFASAIALVHSRFSTNTFPSWPLAHPYRFVAHNGEINTVKGNRNWMAARESQIISDLFGDQEKIDRIFPICTPDASDSASFDEVLELLHLGGRSLPHSVLMMIPEAWENHDSMDPARRAFYQYHSTMMEPWDGPACVTFTDGTQVGAVLDRNGLRPGRYWVTDDGLVVLGSEVGVLDIDPARVVRKGRLQPGRMFLVDTAEHRIIEDDEIKAQLAAEHPYAEWVEAGEIELGDLPEREHIVHTHASVTRRQQTFGYTEEELRVILAPMAKTGAEPIGSMGTDSPIAALSERPRLLFDYFTQLFAQVTNPPLDAIREELVTSLRSSLGPQGNLLDPTAASCRSVLLPFPVIDNDELAKLIHINADGDMPGFKAATLSGLYRVHGGGEALAARIEEICAEADAAIENGARLIVLSDRHSDAEHAPIPSLLLTAAVHHHLIRTKQRTQVGLLVEAGDVREVHHVALLIGYGAAAVNPYLAMESVEDLVRAGTFLPGIEPEQAIRNLIYALGKGVLKVMSKMGISTVASYRGAQVFEAVGLDEAFVGKYFNGTATKIGGVGIDVIAQEVAARHAKAYPASGIAPAHRALEIGGEYQWRREGEPHLFDPETVFRLQHSTRAGKYDIFKKYTERVNEQSERLMTLRGLFGFKSDREPIPLEEVEPVSEIVKRFSTGAMSYGSISQEAHETLAIAMNQLGGKSNTGEGGEDPERLYDPARRSAIKQVASGRFGVTSEYLVNADDIQIKMAQGAKPGEGGQLPGHKVYPWVAKTRHSTPGVGLISPPPHHDIYSIEDLAQLIHDLKNANPAARIHVKLVSEVGVGTVAAGVSKAHADVVLISGHDGGTGASPLTSLKHAGGPWELGLAETQQTLLLNGLRDRIVVQTDGQLKTGRDVVIAALLGAEEFGFATAPLVVSGCVMMRVCHLDTCPVGIATQNPTLRDRFSGKAEYVVNFFRFIAEEVRELLAELGFRSIEEAVGHAEILDVTRAVNHWKAQGLDLEPLFHVPELPEGAVRHALVPQDHGLEKALDNELIRLAADALAANDATEAQPVRARVAIRNINRTVGTMLGHEVTKKFGGAGLPDDTIDITFTGSAGQSFGAFVPRGVTLRLEGDANDYVGKGLSGGRIIVRPDRGADHLAEYSVIAGNTLAYGATGGEMFLRGKVGERFCVRNSGALVVSEGVGDHGCEYMTGGHAVVLGETGRNFAAGMSGGVAYVIDLDRDNVNAGNLGAIEALDDADKQWLHDVVRRHAEETGSTVAEKLLADWAVSAERFSKIIPSTYKAVLAAKDAAERAGLSETEITEKMMEAATNG